TGGCGTCGGCTTTGCCGAGCGGTCCGACGACGGCGGCAACCTTCTTTTCATCGACGCGGTTGACGCCGCTGGCCACCACCATCACGGCGGCATCGTCCGACAGGCGGCGGAACACGATCGACTTCGCGATTTCGGCGATGCTGCAACCGAGGCCGGCGGCGGCTTCGGCGGAGGTCTTGCCGGTTTCCGGCAGCATCACGACCGGCTTGTCATGGCCGAGTTCGGATAATAGATCGGCGACGCGCTGTGCGGTGTCGGGAAGGTTGCCTGCTGTGCTTTCTGTTTGCATACGGTTCATTGATAAGGGTGCAATGCCATCGCTGCGGCACGCATCGTCGGGATGACGGAAAAATTTCGGAGGCGGCAATGCATTACAAGGCCAATGCCGCTTTCACCCGCTCGCGCACCACCGGCA
The Noviherbaspirillum cavernae DNA segment above includes these coding regions:
- a CDS encoding YbaK/EbsC family protein yields the protein MQTESTAGNLPDTAQRVADLLSELGHDKPVVMLPETGKTSAEAAAGLGCSIAEIAKSIVFRRLSDDAAVMVVASGVNRVDEKKVAAVVGPLGKADAKFVKQRIGYVIGGVCPIGHVEKTVMLIDEDLLKLESVWAAAGHPHAVFNLTPRQLVSMTGATVADVALRDA